A single genomic interval of Lewinellaceae bacterium harbors:
- a CDS encoding gamma-glutamyltransferase — protein MKNRSLLYLAALFLLPLFLHAQRPQKPVLHARHWLAITGKPLGATAGARMFHQGGNAVDAACAMLAATSTMWDVLSWGGETQALIYNPHTQKVIAINALGVAPTGATPAFFKEKGMDVPPAYGPLAAVTPGTPGGLFTMLAEYGTLSLADVLAPAMEMAEGYPIEESAVRSIERDKGRIKEWPYSKKLFLPHLGEEHEAPQVGEVFRQPDLLNTLQKLVEAEKQALSAGKSRQEAIYAAYDRFYRGDIAREFVRGCREQGGLITLEDLDKYIEEPVKTDYKGIEVYKLTHWVQGPVMLQALNMLENFDLKSMGYNTAPYIHTLYQVMNLAFADRDFYYGDPYFPPEEPINGLLSKDYAKERIKQINREKNDPKAGPGDPYPFQKGENPYKDYLQDWSNTSMGWAPAEQSEFMERFLAGTTSIQATDAEGWVVSVTPSGGWIPACIAGNTGVGMSQRMQSFVLDPKENPYNVLEPGKRPRATLTPGMALKDGKPYLSFAVQGGDTQDQNLLQFFLNMVEFGMNVQQACEAANFNSFQMRNSFGQHETKPGELLLNEAVPDWTRSALQDMGYKLDFEPRTSGPINAIFFDWEHGTFQGGSSNHGDDYGIGW, from the coding sequence ATGAAAAACCGATCCCTCCTCTACCTGGCAGCCCTCTTTCTTCTCCCTCTCTTCCTCCACGCCCAGCGCCCCCAGAAGCCCGTCCTCCACGCCCGCCACTGGCTGGCCATCACCGGCAAGCCGCTGGGAGCTACCGCCGGCGCCCGGATGTTCCACCAGGGCGGCAACGCCGTAGACGCCGCCTGCGCCATGCTGGCGGCCACTTCCACCATGTGGGACGTGCTGAGCTGGGGCGGCGAAACGCAGGCCCTCATCTACAACCCCCACACCCAAAAAGTAATCGCCATCAATGCCCTGGGCGTGGCGCCGACGGGGGCGACGCCGGCATTTTTTAAAGAAAAAGGCATGGACGTGCCTCCGGCTTACGGGCCGCTGGCGGCGGTGACTCCCGGTACGCCCGGCGGCCTGTTCACCATGCTGGCCGAATACGGCACCCTGAGCCTGGCGGATGTGCTGGCGCCGGCAATGGAAATGGCGGAAGGTTACCCCATCGAAGAAAGTGCGGTGCGAAGCATCGAAAGGGACAAGGGCCGGATCAAGGAGTGGCCCTATTCCAAAAAGCTGTTCCTGCCTCACCTGGGCGAAGAACACGAAGCCCCACAGGTAGGGGAGGTGTTCCGGCAGCCCGACCTGCTGAATACCCTCCAAAAACTGGTGGAGGCGGAAAAGCAGGCGCTGTCCGCCGGCAAATCGCGGCAGGAAGCCATCTATGCGGCTTATGACCGCTTCTACCGCGGCGATATCGCCCGGGAATTCGTCCGCGGCTGCCGGGAGCAGGGCGGGTTGATCACCCTGGAAGACCTGGACAAATACATCGAAGAGCCGGTTAAAACAGACTACAAGGGCATCGAGGTGTACAAACTCACCCACTGGGTGCAGGGCCCGGTGATGCTGCAGGCGCTGAACATGCTGGAAAATTTCGACCTGAAAAGCATGGGCTACAACACCGCTCCCTACATCCACACCCTCTACCAGGTGATGAACCTGGCCTTCGCCGACCGCGACTTCTACTACGGCGACCCCTACTTCCCGCCGGAAGAACCCATCAACGGTTTGTTGTCGAAGGATTACGCCAAAGAACGGATCAAACAGATCAACCGGGAAAAGAACGACCCTAAGGCGGGGCCGGGCGACCCCTATCCCTTTCAGAAGGGAGAGAATCCTTACAAAGATTATTTGCAGGACTGGAGCAATACTTCCATGGGCTGGGCCCCGGCGGAGCAGAGTGAATTCATGGAGCGTTTCCTGGCTGGCACCACCTCCATCCAGGCTACCGACGCGGAGGGCTGGGTGGTGTCCGTTACCCCCAGCGGCGGATGGATACCGGCCTGCATTGCCGGCAATACCGGGGTAGGCATGAGCCAGCGCATGCAGAGCTTTGTGCTGGACCCCAAAGAAAATCCCTACAATGTGCTGGAACCGGGCAAGCGGCCCCGCGCCACCCTCACTCCGGGCATGGCCCTGAAGGACGGCAAGCCCTACCTCTCCTTCGCCGTGCAGGGCGGAGACACCCAGGACCAAAACCTGCTGCAGTTTTTCCTCAATATGGTGGAGTTTGGCATGAACGTGCAGCAAGCCTGCGAAGCCGCCAATTTCAACAGCTTCCAGATGCGCAACTCCTTCGGCCAACACGAAACCAAACCGGGCGAGCTGCTGCTCAACGAAGCCGTTCCCGACTGGACGCGCAGCGCGCTGCAGGATATGGGCTATAAACTGGACTTCGAGCCCCGCACCTCCGGCCCCATCAACGCCATCTTCTTCGACTGGGAACATGGCACCTTCCAGGGCGGCTCCAGCAACCACGGGGATGATTACGGGATCGGCTGGTAG
- a CDS encoding lipase family protein, protein MPAPTQAAIQQALSTLQNGLPLSQKDFFDVTWGFAFHPSQNQFLLQTNAFNKKLAETLIVFRKRLNEAAAADDGALEPLIDLAFLHYIVNTDGQIPTSEGEDPFDVFEAAARYAEWFNVGVRKQEDGASLLEVDDKTVPCPKWGALPGWSAAWSLRKVGPTINKVRYGREDVIPSFAFGFDENAEGHTLENAMTLADFSHLAYFGPAYVQKQLKKWGYDAFRWAENAKTDTQAFVAGKDNHLVACFRGTSSKTDALVDTNFFKTDAFGGRGRVHRGFNNALDSVWGQMKAAADALGPDKKLFVCGHSLGAALAQLAAHRFALEGYPVAGVYVYGSPRVGNREFTDAYNELLGDITFLHINNKDIVTQIPPRILGFRHLGSGARIFDKGHVITRAPKPKAVLVAEEEEMDFEDLDEEQQEEIRDQMWEAQKSIEASARFLTTPPELLEAGNYKSIFEIGPVDDHSMNQYLFKFGCAIVDGEWTRIGERKEES, encoded by the coding sequence ATGCCGGCCCCAACCCAAGCAGCCATCCAACAGGCCCTCTCTACCCTTCAAAATGGTTTGCCCCTCAGCCAAAAAGACTTTTTCGACGTAACCTGGGGATTTGCCTTCCACCCCAGCCAGAATCAGTTTTTGCTGCAAACCAACGCCTTCAACAAGAAGCTGGCGGAGACGCTGATCGTGTTTCGCAAACGGCTCAACGAAGCTGCTGCTGCTGATGATGGCGCCCTGGAGCCGCTAATCGACCTGGCGTTCCTGCATTATATCGTCAATACGGACGGCCAAATCCCAACATCGGAGGGCGAAGACCCCTTTGATGTATTTGAAGCAGCCGCCCGATATGCGGAGTGGTTCAACGTGGGCGTCCGCAAGCAGGAAGACGGGGCTTCCCTGCTGGAAGTGGACGACAAAACGGTACCTTGCCCGAAATGGGGCGCTTTGCCGGGCTGGAGCGCCGCCTGGTCTCTCCGCAAGGTAGGCCCTACCATCAACAAGGTGCGCTACGGGCGGGAGGATGTGATCCCTTCCTTTGCTTTTGGTTTTGATGAAAATGCGGAAGGCCACACCCTGGAAAATGCCATGACCCTGGCGGACTTTTCGCACCTGGCCTATTTTGGGCCTGCTTATGTGCAAAAGCAGCTGAAAAAATGGGGATATGATGCCTTTCGCTGGGCAGAGAACGCCAAGACCGATACCCAGGCTTTTGTAGCTGGAAAAGACAACCATCTGGTCGCCTGCTTTCGGGGAACGAGCAGCAAAACCGACGCGCTGGTGGACACTAATTTTTTCAAAACCGATGCCTTTGGCGGGCGCGGGCGGGTGCACCGCGGCTTTAACAACGCCCTGGACAGCGTCTGGGGCCAGATGAAAGCCGCCGCGGATGCCCTGGGCCCCGATAAAAAGCTATTTGTATGCGGCCATAGCCTGGGCGCGGCCCTGGCGCAACTGGCCGCGCATCGCTTTGCCCTGGAAGGCTATCCGGTGGCGGGCGTTTATGTATATGGCTCCCCGCGCGTCGGCAACCGCGAATTTACGGATGCCTATAACGAACTGCTGGGGGACATAACCTTCCTCCACATCAACAACAAGGATATCGTGACCCAGATACCGCCTCGCATTCTGGGCTTTCGCCACCTCGGCAGCGGAGCGCGCATATTCGATAAAGGGCACGTCATCACCAGGGCGCCCAAGCCCAAAGCGGTATTGGTAGCCGAAGAGGAGGAGATGGACTTCGAAGACCTGGATGAAGAGCAGCAGGAAGAAATCAGGGACCAGATGTGGGAGGCGCAAAAATCCATTGAGGCTTCCGCCCGTTTTTTGACCACGCCGCCGGAGTTGCTGGAGGCCGGCAATTATAAAAGCATATTCGAGATAGGCCCGGTCGACGACCACAGCATGAACCAATATCTGTTCAAATTCGGATGCGCCATCGTGGACGGAGAATGGACCCGGATCGGAGAAAGAAAGGAGGAATCGTAG
- a CDS encoding response regulator produces MRDFWARRQIFGLFFLAGLSGLMAQPEGPVLIIDPATWQQLVHPQEQAPHANGPAEEGAPGRIYPVDSFLTQIGGPGDVWLELKLRNTLSAAVEIFIAANSDKCTFNMYPGNSPPNLRDAGLHSWSRQKLLKVIFRRQSYQFIRLEPGITQELLIKYPQEQGPAHPGLWLGSKRRFIDFLVLNAFGSIVLQAVILGLLLAILLYHLIMYFINAERALLFYNFYSLSLICSFYSHPSNELFHLAGLEYSATEHGSLLLQIVSNAAMVIFYLLFCAQFVQAYNKEASIPRRLKLLAFLFLADLLAGLAQAVIWGFDYKYQGSAWLLAWRTARALFFWGAMAYLFTVIIRWILAKDRILQFLGLSSLFLIIGGMVFALLDYDIPPLFSDPANNFRFFQFTCIFQLLAFALLLSYQRHAIEKEKAALSALDEAKSRFFANISHEFRTPLTLILGPVSGLLRQDRPPKEQQQLGLIRNNAQRMLRLVNQILDLSKLEAGSMKVHPEPVELVRFSRQAFLSFSSLAESRSIQLDFEASQAEIWVVLDPDHLEKILANLLSNAIKYTPEKGRVRLAIKAGGRNVHIQVQDTGIGIREDLAGRIFDRFYQAESAGFTRGLPSTGIGLALTRELTELHGGKIEVSSKPGKGSLFSVSLPLKKVEPPGRFMPAEPSLPAEEPVPALPAEEARSGADKPLVLIIEDNADIQSYLKSILADDFQIMAADDGQAGVEKAIAQVPDLVITDVMMPKKDGFSVTEALKAYQATSHIPIIILTGRSSLESKLQGLKADADDYLAKPFDAAELKARAENLLRNRQRLQKHFSERNFLNLAREKVSSREEAFLQKVVATVEENLGNEDFTIEALGQALFMDRTQLYRKLRALTGKNPSRFIRTYRLQYARQLLEGEAGTASEIAYQVGFREISYFSRCFKEEFGYPPSEARARKGK; encoded by the coding sequence ATGCGTGATTTTTGGGCCAGGCGCCAGATCTTCGGGCTATTTTTCCTGGCAGGCCTCTCCGGGCTTATGGCCCAGCCGGAGGGCCCTGTCCTCATTATCGATCCTGCAACCTGGCAACAACTTGTACACCCTCAGGAACAAGCGCCGCATGCAAATGGGCCAGCTGAAGAAGGCGCTCCCGGCCGGATATACCCCGTTGATTCCTTTCTTACTCAGATCGGCGGCCCCGGCGACGTTTGGCTTGAGCTGAAGCTCCGCAATACCCTTTCTGCTGCGGTAGAGATCTTCATCGCTGCAAATTCAGATAAGTGTACTTTTAATATGTATCCGGGCAACAGCCCGCCGAACCTTCGGGATGCCGGCCTGCACAGCTGGAGCCGGCAGAAACTGCTCAAGGTCATTTTCCGGCGCCAGTCCTATCAATTTATCCGGCTGGAACCCGGCATCACGCAAGAACTTCTCATTAAATATCCCCAGGAACAGGGCCCGGCCCATCCGGGCCTCTGGTTGGGAAGCAAGCGGCGGTTCATTGATTTTCTGGTATTGAACGCCTTCGGCTCCATTGTTTTACAGGCGGTTATTTTGGGTTTATTGCTCGCCATACTGTTGTATCACCTTATCATGTATTTCATCAATGCCGAACGCGCGCTTTTGTTTTATAATTTCTACAGCCTGTCGCTGATCTGCAGTTTTTATTCTCATCCTTCGAATGAGCTTTTTCACCTGGCCGGCCTGGAATATTCGGCCACCGAGCACGGCAGCCTGCTTTTACAGATCGTTTCCAATGCCGCTATGGTCATTTTCTATCTGTTGTTTTGCGCACAATTTGTCCAGGCCTATAATAAAGAAGCCTCCATTCCCAGGCGGCTGAAATTGCTGGCTTTCCTCTTTCTGGCGGACCTGCTGGCGGGGCTGGCCCAGGCTGTGATCTGGGGTTTTGACTACAAATATCAGGGATCGGCATGGCTGCTGGCCTGGCGGACGGCCAGGGCCTTGTTTTTCTGGGGCGCCATGGCCTACCTGTTTACGGTGATCATCAGGTGGATCCTGGCCAAAGACAGGATACTGCAGTTTCTGGGTTTGTCCTCCCTTTTCCTGATCATCGGAGGGATGGTATTCGCCCTGCTGGACTACGACATCCCGCCGCTTTTTTCCGACCCGGCCAATAACTTCCGGTTTTTCCAGTTCACCTGCATTTTTCAGTTGCTGGCCTTCGCCCTGTTGCTGAGCTATCAAAGGCACGCCATTGAAAAAGAAAAGGCCGCCTTATCCGCTCTGGATGAGGCCAAATCACGTTTTTTCGCTAACATATCCCATGAATTCCGCACCCCCCTGACACTTATCCTGGGCCCGGTTTCCGGCCTGCTGCGGCAGGACAGGCCTCCCAAAGAGCAACAGCAGTTGGGGCTTATCCGCAACAATGCCCAGCGCATGCTGCGATTGGTCAACCAAATCCTGGACCTTTCCAAACTGGAGGCCGGCAGCATGAAGGTCCATCCCGAGCCCGTGGAGCTTGTCCGCTTCAGCCGCCAGGCCTTTCTGTCTTTTTCGTCATTGGCGGAAAGCCGCAGCATCCAACTCGATTTCGAGGCTTCCCAAGCGGAAATATGGGTAGTTCTCGATCCCGACCACCTGGAAAAGATCCTTGCCAACTTGCTGTCCAATGCGATCAAATACACGCCGGAAAAGGGCAGGGTTCGCCTGGCCATCAAGGCCGGCGGCAGGAACGTCCATATTCAGGTACAGGATACCGGCATCGGCATCCGCGAGGACCTTGCCGGCCGCATTTTCGACCGCTTTTACCAGGCAGAAAGCGCCGGCTTTACCAGGGGCCTGCCCAGTACCGGCATCGGGCTGGCCCTGACAAGGGAACTTACAGAACTGCACGGAGGCAAAATAGAGGTGAGCAGCAAGCCGGGAAAGGGCAGCTTGTTTTCCGTTAGCCTGCCGCTTAAAAAGGTGGAACCGCCGGGCCGCTTCATGCCTGCCGAACCTTCCTTGCCGGCTGAAGAGCCGGTTCCCGCTCTGCCGGCTGAGGAGGCCCGTTCAGGCGCCGACAAACCCCTGGTCCTGATCATCGAAGACAATGCGGACATCCAAAGTTACCTCAAAAGCATTCTGGCCGATGATTTTCAGATCATGGCCGCCGATGACGGCCAGGCCGGCGTGGAAAAGGCTATTGCCCAGGTTCCCGACCTGGTGATCACCGATGTGATGATGCCCAAAAAAGACGGTTTTTCGGTAACTGAAGCCCTGAAAGCGTACCAGGCCACCAGCCACATTCCCATCATCATACTCACCGGAAGATCTTCTCTGGAAAGCAAGCTGCAGGGGCTGAAGGCCGATGCCGACGATTACCTGGCCAAACCTTTTGACGCCGCCGAGCTGAAGGCCCGCGCCGAAAACCTGCTGCGCAACCGGCAGCGCCTGCAAAAGCACTTCAGCGAACGCAATTTCCTGAACCTGGCCCGTGAAAAAGTAAGCTCCCGCGAGGAAGCCTTTCTTCAAAAAGTCGTTGCTACGGTCGAAGAGAACCTGGGTAATGAAGACTTTACCATAGAGGCCCTGGGGCAGGCCTTGTTCATGGACCGCACTCAACTGTACCGGAAACTCCGGGCCCTCACCGGTAAGAACCCCAGCCGTTTTATACGCACCTACCGCCTCCAGTACGCCCGGCAACTCCTGGAAGGAGAGGCCGGCACTGCCTCCGAAATCGCCTACCAGGTGGGTTTTCGCGAGATCTCCTATTTCAGCCGCTGCTTCAAGGAAGAGTTCGGGTACCCGCCCAGCGAGGCCAGGGCCAGAAAGGGAAAATAA
- a CDS encoding thiol-activated cytolysin family protein produces MKTLLKFFSGLSLATFLLLPASCNKEDAPQPNPGADTFEGVVAQGRDFDSFPESRTVDTLASGELFEEDVEAEDNGNTITQRWICTTRTLSVLDGSGQFPLFNTNADVIYPGNLLQGKTLNNATPSPIVVKRAGGTISYSLNNGNLESAFRVDSVAKGSIQTAMNSIINGAGSVVPANFNLEIVEVHSKSQLALEMGLNVSTFNIKVGANLDFSTDRAYNRFLVKLNQEYYTMSFDLPTSLAEIFHPSVRPEQLAVYIQPDNPAAFISSVTYGRIFYLLVESTSSSQEMRAKLNASYSGFSNSVSGNVNVESFNSLSNVRLRAIAYGGDASGSFTLVGERSIQDIAEKLEESTNIKAGLPLSYQVRSVERPDQVVGTRIATEYDVTTCELKGVLPPLGYRPLVDLFDDGFGAMIHIANSNVVFYNKAGTQYAWYNGNSGQVLGTFAIDDPNGPLGASAFSSIGAGVRYTDNSIYLFERDGLKCEIFRYDEGPVTGNSLPMGPIGSFDQSEGSNRVYLINEIFGDSGNFQFANRSFSAATRIGATKMQYYANPGDEYAVYDRSGNGSWGNPVPGNTPLLGNTPSPFAKIGAASFISFGGSSGRWLYINEAGDQLLEWYSVPAPKIEGPWVVN; encoded by the coding sequence ATGAAAACCTTATTGAAATTTTTCAGCGGCCTGTCATTGGCCACTTTCCTGCTTCTGCCTGCCTCCTGCAATAAAGAGGATGCGCCGCAACCGAACCCCGGTGCGGACACTTTTGAGGGCGTCGTTGCGCAGGGCCGTGATTTTGACTCCTTTCCCGAAAGCCGGACTGTAGATACCCTGGCATCGGGCGAGCTCTTCGAGGAGGACGTGGAGGCAGAGGACAACGGCAATACGATCACCCAAAGGTGGATCTGCACCACCAGGACCCTGAGCGTGCTGGACGGCAGCGGCCAGTTTCCTCTGTTCAACACCAATGCAGACGTGATCTATCCCGGCAATCTGCTGCAGGGGAAAACCCTGAACAACGCCACACCTTCCCCCATCGTCGTGAAGCGGGCCGGGGGCACGATTTCCTACAGCCTGAATAATGGGAACCTTGAATCTGCCTTTCGGGTGGATTCTGTTGCAAAAGGCAGCATTCAAACTGCGATGAACAGTATCATTAACGGCGCCGGCAGCGTCGTTCCCGCTAATTTTAACCTGGAGATCGTCGAAGTGCACTCCAAATCCCAACTGGCCCTGGAAATGGGCCTGAACGTCAGCACATTCAACATTAAAGTGGGCGCCAACCTGGATTTCAGCACGGACAGGGCCTACAACCGCTTCCTGGTAAAGCTCAACCAGGAATACTACACCATGTCCTTCGATCTTCCCACCAGCCTGGCGGAGATCTTCCACCCGAGCGTGAGGCCGGAGCAACTGGCCGTCTACATTCAACCAGATAATCCCGCTGCGTTTATTTCTTCGGTCACTTACGGGCGAATATTCTACCTGCTGGTCGAGTCCACCTCCTCAAGCCAGGAAATGCGGGCCAAATTGAATGCCTCCTATAGCGGCTTCAGCAACAGCGTCTCCGGAAATGTCAATGTCGAATCCTTCAATTCGTTGAGCAACGTAAGGTTAAGGGCGATCGCTTACGGAGGGGATGCTTCCGGAAGTTTCACTTTGGTGGGAGAACGGTCCATACAGGATATCGCCGAAAAACTGGAAGAAAGCACCAATATCAAAGCAGGCCTCCCGCTATCCTATCAGGTGCGAAGTGTGGAACGGCCCGACCAGGTCGTCGGCACCCGGATCGCTACGGAGTACGACGTCACTACCTGCGAACTGAAAGGCGTTCTGCCTCCACTGGGATATCGCCCGTTGGTGGACCTTTTCGACGACGGTTTCGGCGCCATGATCCATATCGCCAACAGCAATGTGGTTTTTTATAATAAAGCCGGCACGCAGTATGCCTGGTACAATGGAAATAGTGGGCAGGTACTGGGCACTTTTGCTATCGATGATCCCAACGGGCCGCTCGGGGCCTCAGCTTTCAGCAGCATTGGCGCGGGAGTGCGTTATACCGACAACAGCATCTACCTATTTGAAAGGGATGGGCTGAAATGTGAGATCTTTAGGTATGATGAGGGCCCGGTGACCGGCAATTCCTTACCGATGGGCCCCATCGGCAGCTTCGATCAGTCAGAAGGAAGCAACCGCGTTTATCTGATCAACGAGATCTTCGGAGACAGCGGCAATTTCCAGTTTGCCAACCGGAGTTTCAGCGCGGCGACGCGGATCGGCGCAACGAAAATGCAGTACTATGCCAATCCCGGAGATGAATATGCGGTGTACGACAGAAGCGGGAACGGCTCATGGGGAAACCCCGTGCCGGGCAATACTCCCCTGCTCGGCAATACCCCATCGCCTTTTGCAAAAATAGGAGCGGCCAGCTTCATCTCTTTTGGCGGCAGCAGCGGCAGGTGGCTGTATATCAATGAAGCGGGCGACCAGCTTCTGGAATGGTATTCCGTTCCGGCGCCCAAAATAGAGGGGCCCTGGGTGGTCAACTGA